The Athalia rosae chromosome 4, iyAthRosa1.1, whole genome shotgun sequence DNA segment TCCCGTTAGCGCAGAAATTAGGTAGAGTCGACGAATCCGGAGTCCGAAATCAATCCAAATTCACCGGCTAGGTTTTTGaatgataaacaaaaaaaaaaaaaaaaatgaagaaaaaagaaatatctcaATCAAGGTACGTCGCAATCGTCATTTTGATCTATACTTTCTCAGACGAAacgtattgaaaataatttgcaaaGTACGTtagttggaatgaaaaaataatgataatttgaataacCTGTTAGAAATCCCACGCTTCGGGAATCCACCGGTTCtcgaaaatatattccatACAACGGTATAATATATCCTCAGTATCTATGATTGGCTCCGATGTTTCTTCGAGTGACTGACAAACTGCAAACATACTTACGTGTTATTAATTTAATGGCCTCACATGTTTCTCCGCTCCCGATGATCGAGTGTAGCTTATAAATTTCTGCTACGTACGAGTATAATAGATGTGTACAATGTAAATAGCTGCGATAGGCACTTACAAGCCCGCATGAGTGAAAAATGTTAATTGGTGACCGATGACTCCGTCATATTGGTAACATCGGATCCGACCTGAGCGCGTAAGCGCGatgattaagaaaaaaaagagagagagagaaagatacgAAATAACAAGGGCGAGACACCGACGAGGACCGTCCGTCGCGATGttacgtaataattttttttctattttttctacttaCCGATAATTCGTGCGATGCCTCTTCCTTCTGAAATCTTCCCGGCGTCCTGGTCAGTACCGAAGATATCTCGCTCTTTTAGAGACTCGTGTCTCGGTCAGCCTgcctctggaaaaaaaaaaaaaacaacattaataacaatgataaaaataataatcaagagGTGGTTTCGgggcgacaaaaaaaactaacatcGAACAAGTTCACTATCAATCAAGCTCGTGATTATCGTGTTCGTTCTAACAGATTctcaaattgaaaatgaaagaacggTCTAATACGCTACGTAAACTCGGAGCAATTtcgttctttgattttttttttttttttttttttgttcacctctCTAATATCCTCACAAAGTCCGATACAACGGATTTATATCTTCTCTGTGCAGTTGACCGAAAAATTAGAGATGTGATCGAGTTCGAAAATTGGTGGCTCCGGTGGTTCCCATGgtaattttttaccttttcttttcttctcatccgTACGTATTCGTATGCGGGtacgaaaatgaaagaaaaaaaaaacaaacttttcacGGAGTTTTACCCCTTCCGGAAAAATAATGAGGTATATAATTCGTTCGGTCGCGCATGAAATTTACGATAGATAGAGTAGTAAGTATCTCGATGGATACAGGATAACTGCTACGAAATAATTGAACTCCTTACTACCGTGCATAAAAGATAATGCGCAACGATCGACGAGcgttctctatttttccctGAAATCTCGATGAATCCGCGAGTACACGTAAGGTAGCGAGTAAAATGTCAGGAGAATTAGCCCTTTTGAAATATGCCCGTTGTACACACACGCCGcacgaaaaaatcaacgtatACGGTAATTTTGAAAGCGTGCAAAACCCGTACGAATTTTACGACTTTCTTACAAggtgaatcgatcgattatccGCATAATACGggagacttttttttcatggaataaaaattgactcCACAagcgatattattatatatatacgtgtgtagagATAGTAATAGAATCTCGATATTATGTAACTCGGTACACACGCTATCTATGCATTATGTATTGCGCTCACATCCAAGTGAAATACGTGTACAGGGGAAGCTGTATAACTTAAGACAGCCATCaaagatgtatatatatatatgtgttaaGATAATATATACCCATACATTATGTACATATCGATACACCGCACGTAGGGATTGATCAATTGCGAGATTCAGAAATACAGAGATAaataaatctatatatatatatttatatgtacaccaTACGTACGAGAGGCAACGCAGTCACGTAAgagataaaaaggaaaagaaacatgaaaaaaaaaaaaaaaaaaacgcgtgaTCCAGATTCTGTACGCAACCTAGTTGCGTTCTTGAGACTTTGACTGAAGGGGCGTTCACATAGATACGTGTAAACGATTAACGAAATAATTACTATAATTCGAACAAAACTATATACACAACATCTGCAGCTTCGGATTTCGGCGGAGgatgtttcaaaaaaaaatcgtcaaggATTCGCGCGGTCCGCATCTCATCTCAAGGCTTGCGAAGCGTCTTCCTCGAGATTCTTGGAAGCTGGAGTCCGCAACGATATGGGAAAGCATTCGAATCGTATGGTCCTGAAACGGATCGGTAAATCTCCGGAAGATCTGTTGGGCGCGCATTGCTGCGGCAATAACTATAAAACGGGCGCTGCCTTCTGTAATACTTGAAGAGAAAGCTAGAAGGCACGCCCTTGTAAGAGGCCACAAACCGCCTctcctatatatacatgtatatatatatatatatatatatatatatgtatccaaTGGTAGCACAACCGAGGCACTCTGAAACGGTAGCAGCAGACTGTCTGACATCGGCTCCCCTCAACAGCCTGTTTCTAGTAATTGTCTGGCGTTGCCAACGGGCAACAATAATGCTGTCAAGGCACGATCGCATGTGTTCGCCAACTCACCGCGATAATTTCAGACAGGTCTCCGGTCCGCAACACTACCGGGATTACCGCATACGAACGTCCGACGCGAAACGAACTACCCGACCGATATTTCCATCCTTCCCGAAAGTGCAGCTCGACGTTCATTGTCGAAGGGTCAAATTTGTGTCGTACTCGAACCGCGACCGAACCAAGTTTCTCCATTACGCATCTGTGAGGGACGAACGAATAATAGCGGCCGATGATTGACCATCGGAATCGGTTCGATTTCGATTGGGCGCGATCATTTTATTGCCTTTCGCCGAATCCGTCCGTGACGTTGTTAAAACGCAGAGATGCGGTAGCGCGATCATCCAGACTGTACAAGGTTGCAGCTGCACGTCGTAGAATCGGAACGAGCGAACGTCTGCGAATAATTGCGAAGTTGTAGTGGTTGACGTTGGTTGATGATACTTGTACGAGCGAAGAGTGAAACAGTGTTGGAGACACTTTAATTGCACGATCGAAACGCtcgattcgagagaaaaagaattccacGAAATTCCTGACCTTGGACCGTTGcagttgatggaaaaaaaaaaagtcattgtTATCCGATCGGCAATTTGAAGAATCCCCGAGCTGTACGAGCGAGCCAAAGGATGGCGCGGTTCCGAGATGTGTACCTAATAGCCGAGATTCGCGGTTCCAGATCCGCACACGGAGTGCTTTTGGGAAGGATCGGTTTCACCCCGCTGTACCACTATTTCTCGGTAACGATCGAAAGCCCCCGGATGGtccgccgaaaataaaatatccttCGACGTTGCggagggaaggaaaaagaagtaaggaaaaagaagaagaagaagaagaagagatccCCCGAATGATCCGCGGTCCGATGCGGCGAAATAGAATTCAGAGGCCGCCGCCTCCTTCGAAATTGCCACCCTAATAAACAAAATTAACTCCGGGGCCCCCGGACCCGGTCGTCCGAAAAAGCAGACGCGGGCATGTGCCGATGAGTGGTCTGCCTCCGTTGCGGAGGTCCGACGTTCGCGAACCGCCCATTCCGCGATCGAGCTGCTAAGAAATTCTCGGCTTGTCCATCTGACCcacaaaagaacgaaaaagttGTCCAAGGTCAACGGAATCGCCGTCGACCAACGTTATTCGCGGCTTTCCATGGCTCGGGACTTACGTGCACACCGTGAAAGCGTCGCGGCATCGCGTTGCGGGCAGAAACAATTATCTCCGTTAATCTACGTCGCTCATCTCCTCCCCGCGTCAACGTGGACAAAACCCTCCTCACCGACTCGCGGAATTTCCATTCCGAATTATCGCGAATTGACGAAAGTATTCccgtttttttgctttttgcgaATCGTCTGCTgggttttggattttttttttttttttttttttgataaagatTTTACGAATGCACACGCGGGATAAAACCGAGATAGAAGCGAGCGTCGGGCTCGCGTGCGAACAAAGCCTCGGGTAAATTGCTCGCTTTGAAAAGTGGAGCTTGTTTAAGAAGGACCTGTACAACAATCGGAATGTCCAAGCCCTCGAAACAGTGACCCAGTGACGCACCGAACACAAAGGTTCGCGGGAACGCAAACCCCGCGTTGCCCTTCCGTTGAATGCGGCCGTACGCGTCTTTCGACGACGAGTTTTTGGTCGAAGGAACGCGAAGAATTGCAAGAGATATATTTAGGGGCCGACCCTGCTGGCCACCATCTTGATTTGGAGAGAAATACGTGCGATTCTTTTACCACCCCATTCCTCGTACATAGCTATATAAAGAGATCTGAAAATATGTCACGTAGCCTCCgccttttatatatatatatatatatatatgtatcaagATCGTGCATGTATGTGGGGCATTGTCGCGTCAAATCAGCCACCCCAATGtcgcatttatttttatccgagCTTAATGAATTAGCAAAAAATTACTTCGTATACCCTGTGGATTTTTGCGCCATCTTtcatcgggaaattttttgctCATTCGCGCAAAAATCATCTGtgcaaattgaatatttttctatatacgACGTAAAATAGAGGGTATGAAAAGTTGGAGTGGCTGTATAATCTTCgagtatatcgtacgtacgattttATACCTTTGAATTTCTCCGGCACGCAACGGGCCGACCGACCTTCGCACACACGGTGCACAATCTCGTTCTGCGTTAtcagattaattaattaactaattaattaattacttaATTAAAATTTGTCAAATGAATAATGTCAGGAATCGCTGTTATTGCATTACTTTTCCGCATTAATTTACATACACTGCGATCCACCGCAGAAACTATGTCCTGAATGTCGCTCCGCGTATCTAGGAGGCGAATAGTTTTCTATTTGcatgaatgtgaaaaaaaaaaagcgaagaaaaaaaaaaaacgtagtaACAAGAAATTTAcatcgaagggaaaaaaagaccgCGAAGCTTACGTGAGACGCGATAGAAGTTCATCGCGGATGAAGGAATGCGATGAagttaaatataaaatagaagtaggaggaaaaaaaaaaaatagaaaacgaaaaaagtggTGAACGTCACGTATATCGCTGTGAGGTGGATCGGCCAATTCCGCGCTGAGCAAAGCGCGCGTGGTGATCAGGAAAAGATGTCGCGGCTGTCAATATGTACCGTAATTCAATTACACGTGATACGTCGGTTACATACACCTACTTCGTGTTCAGGTTAATCGAGGTTCGTGCAATGCTGATGACTGGACACCATAGAACACTGTACGAAGTGGACATATCGGACGACCCGGGCAGTCCGGCTAGTCACCTAAGCCCGCGGCGCTGGGAGGCGAGAGTACAgagtaaggagaaaaaaaaacaaaaaaacaacaaaaaaaagacgaaagaaataaaaattatacccaCAGGTATACGGGTAGAAGCTAAAAGACAGAAGAGACAGAAGGGAGCGACGCTAGGGTGCGGCCGCAGGGGTGCGCCTGTCACCCTAATGAACTTCGTGGATGGATCGAGAATGTGTGGAGGGAGTGAAAAAGGAGGTGGGAAGATGCGAGAGGCGGTAAAGGATCGAAGAAGCCACGAGAAAGGGAGGGCGAAGGGAAGGGCAGCCATAGGGCGTTCGCGGATCCACAGGCCATGCAGGCACGGTGGTGCTACGTGACGAACGGGCGAAGAGGAATGCGCGTTGTTGTAGGTGCGGGTATTCGTGGTAATCCAGTATACGTATCTACGGTGTGTGTATACCCGGGGACGTTGAGACGAGCgagaagaaacgaataaagTAAAGGACAACCGGCATCCGAGGAACGAGCATATAAAACAGTGACGTCATACGACCGGCGAGTGGTCCCAACCGCAGAATAATCCTGCGGAGCCCCGGTCTTCTTCGTATCGCGTTGTTCGGATGGAATCCCGATGCATAGCGAGAAAGGAATTCGCGAATTTCCGATTACGTTCGAGGAAATCGGTCGAAACGTCCACTCGATCGGAATATTTCCAAATTCATTTTCCGTTCTTCCTTTCGTTGGAAACGTCATATCGGGTAGACACCTTGATAAAAGTGGGTCGTTCGAACGACGCCGAGCGTTTCGTTTTGCGGGAAATCGACGATTCCCAATTCCCAATTGAAACGTCATCCgacaatatatataaatacgcgtAAAAGCCATACGACGAAGTACATTAAAACGCGATACACCGCAGCTGGCGAAGAATTAAAAAGTAAACGTTGAGAAAGGAAGAGCTGCTATGTTATTTCTACTCACGTATAAGAACACCTATATGCGGGTAGACGAGTGTACGGACCTCTATTCATTAAACACACgccgttccgtttcgtttcgtttcatttcatttcatttcatttcaaacgTTAATTACTCTCTtcgtacacttttttttccactccgcACGCGAATTACTCCGAACCGACTGCCTCTATGGGCGTAATTAAACACGTATGCAAAATGTTGAACTTCCATCTGTTTCCAAGTTTCAACCTCACGCCGTAAGcctaaaataaatttcttcggCACTGTCCTCAAAGTGTTCTAATGAGGAAATTTGATCGTtgaattgtttaattttttttatgtgatttcgaaaaacaatttcacgCGAGGAACTACCCGACCAACTCTCGCAAGAATCAGCTAGCTACTTTGGTTTAAAAgttgggcaaatttttttctctcctcattcCTGGGAAGTTTTAGAAAACTCTCCagttccattttctttttcttatttctttttttttctttttctctcattcacAATTCCGTtcgttggtttcttttttctgtgtGTATTCTGCAGCTGTTTAACGAGTTTCTATAGTTTTTCGCACCAGTGGTATATATAAGGATAGAGGAGCGCAGAGGTGGGGTACCGCGCGGGGTCTACGAGAGTGAAGAAATACCAACTTCGCATGACCCATCCTTCGCTCCTCCACCAACAAAGTTTCATTCGAAGCGAACACCGAGATTATATACCCGCGTCGTTTGTAATCCCGGGTTGGCTAGACGCTATGCAGTAACTGCAGTCGCTACGCTTATGGGCTTTGGTCACGAAACTTGCACGGCAAAAGTTCGCAAGCTTCGACACAAGGAATTACATAGAATTATCTATCGGAATACGCTACGTCTGCCGTATATGAAGTCGAATTCTAtctgaatatatatttcacaatTTACACGTAATGCGCACCTCCGTGTCTACCAAAAGAGCGGCggcacgaattttttttttttttccaatttttacgtaaaatatgaaaataaggtcagccgaaataaattgaacgtaGAAAATCATATCCCACGTATATTGTACGATTGTAAAAATAGTTTCTATACGAGATGCGTGTAATAAGTAATAATTCAATTTGGTATATTGCGCGTATATGACACGAGTGAATTTTACTgctcatatatatgtaaacgGTGTGTACTCAAATAATTGAgtaaatgtttaaaaaatttaccttTATGTCTTTCGTATTAACTAATAAgattgtataataaaatttgattcggAGGAAgtctgtgaaaaaaacaagccATAAGAATCGTAGTATTTTCCATGGTGGAATACCTTTGATTTTTATAGTCAATTGCAAAGCAATCTAATTGAACTGGCATTGCGTGCGCTGCGCttcgttgcgttgcgttgTTACTGTGAGATATCTTTATAGGTTCGAGTCATAGTTCAATTTACTCGACcaattcgtgtttctgaggctaAAATGCTTCAGAGAGAAATGTCCCTCAATTGATCTtggaaatacttcatttttggtccgaaaatcgagaaaactCGGAGGGGTActccttgaaattttgtcgattttgcgtcaaaaaaaaatattccatcgagttatcgccaatttttcactttttggagcagaaaaattatgagacatatcgattggttttagtcgtagacccactttgattcgtctcaatccatgcataggtcgaaatattcgaatttctcaattcaccagcaaacccgagctttgctggagtcagcgtagccgacagcgtagcgctttgttgtgagtcgtcaccttcagggcttagcagaggtgacgcaccacaacaaacccccatgaccgtggctacctgactccagctaagctcgggttcgctggtgaattgagaaattcgaatatttcgacccatgcatggattgcgacgagtcaaagtggatctacgactaaaaccaatcgatatatcttataatttttctgctcccaacagcgaataattgatgattactcgatcgattgcatgagtagataattttgactttcagatttggattcctgagctgattatacgtgagattactcttgaaaaactaaaaaaaaattcgattttcgagcaaaaaaatggatcatttttttattcgggttaattatgcttttctgaagtattttgacctcaggaatccgaatcttgaagaaaaaattatctttctctaaaattgaccgagttatcgccaattttcagctttttggggtcaaaaataaaaaattgattttttaatctatattgatgtaatttgagctcaggaatctgaattcacaagaaaaattgatctatcttcaaaaatgactgagttatcgccaaattatcgcattttttggcataaatttgaggatatctcgaagggaaaaaatcgtagctcaatttggacaacggattcgtgttcctgaggtcaaaatacataagaaaagtgccatacgatcaattttgaaaaataaaaatttttggccaaaatttgagatttttccaaggggtaccccttacgattttttcaaattttgaccaaaaatttttatttttcaaaattgatcgtatggcacttttcttatgtattttgacctcagaaacacgaatccgttgtccaaattgagctgcgattttttcccttcaagatatcctcaaatttatgccaaaaaatgcgataattcggcgataactcagtcatttttgaagatagatcaatttttcttctggattcgaattcctgagctcaaattacatgaagatagatcaacagatcaattttgtatttttgacccgaaaaagctgaaagttggcgataactcggtcaattttagagatagatcaatttttctttcagattagtgttcctgaggtcaaaatacgtcagaaaagtgtcctacaatcaattttcaaaatactttattcttggcttaaaaatcgaaacaatCCAAAGAGGTATGCCTTGGATCTTCTTCGTCTCTAGGGTCAAGAATTGGGAGATCATTTCTCGATGTATTCCTGTGTGTCCTCAGTTCCTCAGAAATCGCAGAAATTCAATAACCATATAGCCGTAACTTACGCATTCCTCCGTCAGCTTATTCTCGCCCAGACTGGACACTTTTTTCCGTGCTCACCGAAGCttacgaaaattaaaaaatctcatCAGCAACGATGTGACTTCAAAAgagcaagaaaaaatgaaattgataataattaatcaacttCATCATACGCGTTCAAGTTCAATCTCAATAATATTAGCGAGTTTCCACTGATATAATTAACGCTACGTACCCATGGGTGCGTCTATCTCCACGATCAATCTATTTTTAACTATTAtattatctatacatatagttaattaaattttttttctcacataaattttttcatccgcgcgCTTGTTCGTCAGAACTCGCAGGTTAGTGACCGGTTTTTCACCGCCGCGGATCGAATAATTATCTCGTATACGTagacgcacgcacacacacacgtatacgtccgCGATTTGAACCTCTATATACAACATCCCGACGATCATGTTAGTTTAAAGACGACtgtaagaaaaagagaatgagaaaaataaaaaatcgaaattagaGTTCTCCCGACGCAAATTATGCGAGTCAtgtctaat contains these protein-coding regions:
- the LOC125500657 gene encoding uncharacterized protein LOC125500657, which translates into the protein MYRNSITRDTSVTYTYFVFRLIEVRAMLMTGHHRTLYEVDISDDPGSPASHLSPRRWEARVQSIRVEAKRQKRQKGATLGCGRRGAPVTLMNFVDGSRMCGGSEKGGGKMREAVKDRRSHEKGRAKGRAAIGRSRIHRPCRHGGAT